The genomic interval ttattttgtgtaacatatttcaaggttttaattgttttctcttgtagcacttattttatgatttctttaTTTTGTCATCTGACGCAAGTTGCTTTAATTGTTAGTTGAATGTGAACACTTGTCTAGACCTGGATTTTCCTAAAAATACTTGCAAACATTAGTAATAAATAACTTGTTTTTAGATCCAAGatgttttaaaggttttattccaCATATTCTTCAACTGTTAAATTGAATgaaagtatatttctttcaataaatgtacGATATATCATGATAAGTTTGATCAGACGAGTGTTGCACTTTTCCTACCAGTTAAAGACGCAGATGAAATTGGAACATATATCGAGGGTTGAGCGCGAAACTaatgtatcttgttctttatttatatacagttacaatagtttcgcgctcagcctaCGATATGGTCAGAAAACGGACACGATCCCACAACCCCTATATTGGCAGCTGTCTGCACCACTGACATCAGACCAGAAGGaaaatgtacatgttataccctacccctaggtttactataagaaccatgttcatgaacgggaaaatgcactaacTCATTTCGACCGCACATTTCTCACGTTCGATGAATGAgtaccaagcatattgaacaagcggtaatttatctttcatcgTGCACCAGTTACATTGTCTCAGTATTTCATATTAcggagatactccacatattttatgctttcgtcaacaatacagaaaaaaaaaaacttgcgtgaacttccctaatgaacatccggtctagaggtcacagcaaaCACGCAGAATGCAAAATACTAGTATTCACAGTTAtgcaataaaactcgaaatgataaATGGGATTcatctttgaaataattttgaatttgaaataatatatagttACACAtttgtactgtttatttaattcacattgcacatttatgcaACATAAACACATTTCAGCATACACGcgtagttaaacgacgactgacatacattttcacatcagccaatcagaataattctgtaatctagaccggaactttaTAAGGGTAGTTTTTACTGTAACGTTGAGTTATAtgttgaaggtcagtaattcaagtccttctttgtttcatataaaaatgacaaCTTCAGGTCACCTTTACGTATTTTTATAGAACATCACTCTCTCCTACAAATATATTCCATGAAaattctatcataaattaacaaaaacaaaatgaaaagaaagtatgAGGTTGATTAGTTTCtggtgaaatgccagtcagttgtagTCTGCTACGGTAACCttaaatggcgcatatttgctcttgtcagCACAATACACCCCTACTTTTTGTTTCGATCTGCAAGACTTGCCAAATGCGGTGTAGAAGCATGAACATACAGAATGTATCCTAGCAGTGAAAaggtgtgattaaagcactcgttctacacgaatttgtgCAACAACTGCAAAATTAAgatctatttactttggacttctttcgCCGAAAACTAATTTACGGATGTATACGAAGTATTTACGAGTGCCAGGTTAGTTCTTACAGACAATATCGCACTTTATTAAGCTGTTTAGAAATGGAAATTAAGTACTACAAAAGCTTACAAAAATAAGTCTTTGGAACGTGGCATTTCCTGtctgatatttatccttgtttttttttttttttttttttttttttttttgaaaactaagCATCCTATGAGGCCAAATTTACTTAGTCTTTTCTGTATAACGTAATGGATATGTATGGATGGATAaacaaattacttggcataagtcTTCATTTTATTAAAAGTAGGTGACAGATTACTTGCAAGACTTCGACACCTAACACAAAGACCATTGTCACACTTATGATGCAGTCTATATGTTCTATTTTCATGGTGCCATTACTCATAAGACAGATTTATTTTCTATCATCCTACGTGTCCTATAAAACATAGATGCTTTTGCCCACGGAAACTCACGGCAGTGCcggaaataaacaaattttctatcTGTACCTATTCTTTAATTATAGTGTATGGTGTAAATGGCGGGACATACTGTACTGTAGATTCCTCGTATTCGTACACCACCAGGACGAAATATTGTGAGCATGGTTGTTGTGGTAATTCGATTGATGATAACAGAAGATGCTGCGATGCACCGACAGAAACGTGAGTTGCTAGTACATTGcgttacatttgtaaataaaatgtaagaaCCCTTTTGCAATAGTTTTCTGCAGTTCATACTAACGGACGGAATCTTCTTATACATAcaatttctctctttttttaatgttatgtATACTATAAACTTCGATTTCTAATCGCGATTCTTTTCAAAACTTTGCTAATTCCTCACttgatactaatattttgtttcatgtaattttttctATTCAATGCCTATTAGCTAAATGTTTGCTCGGTAacacatttcaaacaaattatgtgataCCGCCAAATTTACTGTAATTTATCCCATATAGGAAaagacctttataagcttagctctcggatcttatcctttttcaacatgtacaatatcgatattgtaaattgtaaaatgtagtatgcaattatgtttgaaataaaatatgtttaaacaaatagTTTGCTATTGTTTTATACTTTATAGAAACTTGAACTACTAGGACAttaataactttgacatgctgCTAATAACAAAACGAGACGTTCATAATAATGTTTTGTACAGATGAAAAGTCAAATAAGTTTTAGGTAGCCAGTGCATGACCGCTCTTTTGACAGCATTAAATGTTTTTTAATGTGACATTGcattatattcttttaaaatttgtatttttattaagcATTATAATGGGCAATATGTCATTGTTACATGATGTCTGGTGTGTAACAAACTAGAATCTGTTCAATAATCATTGTAGTTTTTCTTATTTCTGTTGTTTAACAATGTCTACAGTGCTAACGTTTTATTTAAAAACCTCCATTGAACACTTTGCGTAAATGCGCGCattaaaccttgaaaaaaaaaggttcGTTTATTTCTTTATCCAATTTTAAAGCGGACGGACACAAGCATTCTTAGAGTCATTAATTCAgtcaacaaaaatgaaacaaactttttttgtgCTGGTTTTCAACTTTTACGTCCTTTCATATTGTTTAGGTGTAGTATATGTAACAGTAAGACTATTATATCtcaatgaaaacaatatattcatCAACATTGCTTTCTTTTGGACTGACACTGCTTGACGGGTTGATGAAATAGACAATaataagatataaatatatatgtttagagGGTCGAAACGCTAAATTTCTAGATGTCCTGTAATTTGATCTATAGTTCTAACACATTATattaaacactgaaaaaaaaatgaaatttaacatatGTGAATGAATTTCAATACTAAAGTGTATCTCTTTGCAGTGGTACTAAGTTAAATGATAATAAGATTTGACATTATACCTTTCAGCCATGTCAGTACCGGTGTGTACGTAGGTGGTGGTGTAGGAGGGTTCTTTTCCTTCTTGTTCGTCTTGTGTTGTATCTATTACTGCTGCTGTCGGGTGGAAACTCTGGTCCGTAAGTAGATTCCTTTCCTATCTACATGTAGATTCATCTATCCACTTGGCTTCAAAAATAAAAAGGTCGCACATACATAAATCTTGTTCGGAATAAAAGTCCAAATATCGCTTTTTTCAGTTTGACTTAAGATTTCTATAATAATTTACAACTAATATTAAATCTTTGGTATGAGTGAAAGTAcaactatattttgaaaaacaaaaacaactgaaaacaattttgtttcataattttgtttttaaattaatacatattTGATATAAGACTTAAATTCTGGACTAGGATTTGAAACTTTTGAAATGGTTTAGCTAAAAAggcatttataaatatataattagttAGGTTTTTTTAAGTTGTAACACTGAAAGCACCatcatttctatattttacttaataaagcTTCCAAAGTTTGTACATATCTTCAGCTTGAAAAATTAGAAGATCTTTACAAAAATTCAAAGCGAAGCAAAGTTAAAAACGGACTAGAATGTTAATGTCTACGAGCACCAATGTCGTGCCCATTGTAAGTGGACACACAGCCTAAAACAGTTCAGGCAATTAGAAAAACAGCTCGAGGCAAGTCTTACATGACCTTTGATCTCTCAGCTTGACATTGACCATTTAGAAAGGGTCCTGTGACCGTAACAACTTAGATAAGGGGTAGGGTTTGagcgtgacacattgtctcattgtaGTTAACATTTCAGACTAGTATAAACACCGAGGTGAACATTTATGACAGTTTGAAACAGATTGCTCCATAAATGACAAAATCGGACGCACTCACATTTGACCATTATGTGGTATCCGACGGCGCACTTGCGCACTAAAGCACGCACTTGCCCACATACACCAAAAAGAAATTTTGACGAGTATGCCGAGCTCACCACAAGTAATAGGGTTGATGGTGTCGTTATTTCAGAAAAATACTGATATTCTCATACACATTAGTGCATAAACATTTAGAATGCTAACTGTCGCTTCTATATTTCAGATGTTATTTAACAGATGCAAACGAAACCGACAACAGAAATACAGACAATATCTAATTAGACAGTATGATTTTCTTCCATGGCTTCATATAAATATTACGTTGGAACAGAATGTACTAAATGACTTACTcagtttttagtattttttttttgtgttttataaataaaaaaaaataaagaaatatgttgtagataattttgcttttttacattgACGAAGTTCAATCTCCATGATATTCTGTAGGATTACAATGAATAATCTCGTGCCGGGTTCTGCACGGCAGTCTTACtttgtttctaaacataaaaGCAAAAGCATAccgtaaaataataaaaaaaatcgtgttttccatttcagtttaaaatttagAACGTTTTGATTAGAAGCGTTAGGGAATTACGAAGCGGTGATCTTTTAATTACCAAGTATACGTTGCTTTCATCGTGTTTACGAGTTTAGTAGTAGCTTACTGGTATGGATTTACCGCTTCTACTAACAAACACTATTAAACAAGAAGACCTATCCATAGATGTTTTCATGATAGGACGAATTTCAAATCTGAGAATGTATTTAAAACTGCACAATATGTAACGTATATTATATTTCTATGACATGTTACGAGTTTTAGCTctcctgtcacgtagtgacaaggtgagctttagtgattgcccttcgtccgtcgaccgttgtctgtccgtccacaatttcttgtaaacatgatagagaccacattttgcattcgattttattcaaacttgcaaacaaattGTATTGGCACaaaatctcagttccttttgaaaactggccaaatcccatcatgttTTCCAGAGTTATGCTATTTTCTCTTGTGTACACTATACAGAACCCATTTTGCAAacgatttaaatcaaacttgcacacaacttgttttggcataatCTATCAATTCCGTTGAAAAATTGGCCAGATCCTTTCgtgggttccatagttatggccaCTAACAGgtaaaaatttgctattttggcctttgcagccataaagagacttcgtctatggtttgatttgataaaacaaaatatctctAACAACAATAGATATTGGATTCCAAGATGAATACGTCAGATCCAaacataggttccggagttacggcccctgactggcctctgaaatagccaaaatttgttattttttaccttgtgGACACAGTAGAAGTGACATCTTaaattcgattttaaccacacttacatacaacttaagtcacaaaaaGATATCGGTTATTTTTGAAAACCCGGCTAGATTCCGTcacgggttctagagttactaCCCCAGAAAGGGGCAAAAGTTTCGTtctgttttggccctttcagccaaaCAGATGTTTCATCTAcgctttgatttgataaaaattgcacaaaatatttatcttgttgatcactaggccaagtttgaaattgtgtcatgttgggtcaaaaacttgctcactaggtcaaatcaaatggaaagcttgttaacaccctagagaccacatttatgaccctatcttcatgaaacttggtcagaatgtttatcttgataattcctggGCAAGTTAAAAACTGGATCATgtttggttaaaaactaggtcgccctctcaaatcaaatgtaaagcatGTAaacgttttacatagacttatttgttttttgaAGCAATGGccaagaaatttggaccacaagtattatgtttgaaacatattttaatagtcatcttgaatagtcttaatcatgaccttaATCCTTGTTTTTAAATGtgcagcatagaaatttggaccacgtttttaacttttcatacatatttcaatacttatctaaaatattcttaaccctaatctattttcttgtttttgaagcaacAGCAAAGCGATTTTGACCACCTGtgtaatgtttgatacagatttcaatattcatcttgagtATCTTAATCGTGACTTTGACTACTTTCTGTTTTGAGTTCACATgagtttggaccacatgtatatttttatagtttcttactaTTTTGAATGTCTTAATCtggaactactgacctacttttttgtttttgaaggtacaacatagatgtttacaccacatgtataacttttgacacagatttcaatactcatctttaatagtCTTAAccctgaccttctgacctactctcttgtttttgaagctacagcaaagaaattggGACCACCTGTATAATCTTCAAACAGAAtgcagtagttatcttgaataatctttaacATGACCGCCTCACCTAGGTTTTTGTTTTcgaatttgttcaagcaagcaattttactcaggtgaacgatatagggccattatggctcTCTTGTTACCCTTTTGATTCATTGGGTGTATATTATATGGTCTTCGCATTATAGGTATACAAGACCTATTTGAAATGTTTCCACGTAAATATTTCGCATAATATCTCACATACGCTTATCTCGGTTAAATCACAATTATAGTGTTGGGACTATACGTTATTATACGTTTCTGCTTTAGAGATTTCTCTTAatgagtttgtttttttgttttgggttttaggccgtttttcaacaatatttcaaatatttcagttatgtaacataaccagtgttcctggattctataccaaaacaaccctgttctccgcaagtgactgccaacttccccacataaatcggaggtggaggacgaatgagttaagacacaatgtcttttatcaaatcgtcatcgAGAGCATACGGTCCCgcacggggatcgaactcacgaagGCGAGATGCGCTCTCCCTGTTCGGCcaatatttgatttgatttatctATTCTATTTTCTATATCAACCACAAATAAGATTCAAGAGCAGAAAGTTTAATTCCTTTTGCTTGTGATTGATACTGCTCTGATCCATTTCAAaaccatttatcatttaaacatATCCAAAGGAATCACTAGACTATATAAACATGTTTCTTTtgcaaaattgatataaaaatgctCTATCTACGTGATGAATTAGCCAAAtagtatgaaaaaaatatcagctGTTAGAAAAAAGTGGTAAGAACGGACTCAATCATTCATTTTTTCTCAGTTTTTCGTTTgaagtatttttaataaaataaatgtttacaaatcGTTCATTAATGCCTCTTTGATAACGATATTAATCCATGAGCTTCATGCTTCAAATCttacgttatttttttttaactcaaaGTTATGTACATCAGAGACATTTCCGAAAAACATCTTCCTTGCCCTGCTGAATTTGTTTAAAGCATAGTGCACATATTACTTGCTTCACATCCGTGGTCATAATCTTCTTTAGGGTATAGCTTCCAGATTCTATAGAATTGACATCAATTCAATGCTGGCTCCAAAAACTCAGATGCGTAAAAGCATGCCACCAACTGTGTTTTGGGTAACAGCCGTATTAAAACAAAAGGTATTGTAGTtttattttcttgatgaaataaCTGAACACATCAGTGCAATAAATAGTTCATATTTTAACCCGAACTTTTCTATTGACTATGAAGTAACTTAAGTCAGAATGGAAGTTTTGCATCGGTCTGGATTTGTTTTCCTTTTCACCAGTCATTGATGTATAACCAATTAGTCATCATAAATTTCAAAGACGATAAGCAAAGACAGACCTTGTGTTCGTACTTGCATTTGTaaacatcattattttttttcaaattcttttgcGACTCGGATACCCATCCCCACCAAGCAAACGTTCGGCTTAAATATACAGGCCCTAGTACCGCTTGATTCAGAAAATAGATAACTGTTATTCCTTAATGATTTCATATCAATAATATTCCTTCGTGGAGCCAAATATCCCATGATCCAAACGCTGAAGTCTAACTCTTTGACCATCTAAACATTAACTTACGATGGTTAGCGATTCCGTTATAAAAATGACTTAATGATAAACGAAGGCTTCTGCGTACAGCGGCCACGTGAGCTGCaactattgaaatatttcaaatttattattgATTTTCTATAGCGGCCATATTCAAATaattagcaaaatatttcttgcagtATGCTTCTACTTTATCTGGTATTAatccaaatttccaaatgtttattcAATCGTATATTGCGAGATTTGTGATTTGATAATCTGCATATCtcctagcgattcatgtttaatttgccgatcctattttgtTGTTCATTTCGCGTGAACTCCGAAATGTGTAAATATGCGTACAAAATTCAAAAGAAGCTGTTGATAAAGAAATTCCCATCGTAATTATATGGTTTAAATGCCAAATATGTCCGTCATTTATTCTAAGTTCGTAACTCTGCACCCCCTGCTTAACCCCCCGCCACCCCACCCCTACCCTCCACAAGATATCAACAATAAATGTTTCGAACGGCTGCAAACTTGAACTTTTCAATATTCTGCTCCAAAGAGCTCAAAGACGCAGTCTATGGACTTCAGTCAATCACACCtgaaagttttttcttttgttttgtttttggtttaatgccgtttttcaacattattttagttatgtaacgggtggcggttaacctgaccagtgttcctagattctgtaccagttatccgcaagtaactgccaacttctccacatgaatcagaagtggaggacgaattatatcagacacaatgtcttttataaaattgtcgcagagaacatacggcccgaccggggatcgaactcacgactccgtgATCCGCAGATCTACTCTCTCCCAACTGAGCTAGGCAGGCGGGTTACCtgaatgttattgatattttgatgATCACTGCAGTGTAGATGTTGCCAGGTCTGAGTATTTGGTTTGCATGCATGCTGAAATCAGTGTTGGTTAATGACATACAGGCTCATCCAAAGACTGTCTAGTTTATATGCCCATCTACTAAATACGCTTTAAAGGATTTGCTTTAATTTGTTATAACGAAAGAATCAGTAAAGGGAAAACTACGAAGATACATGTCAGAAAAATGTTGGACGTTGCACCACGGCCTTCGAGCAGTCAGTAGCCTTGATAACAAGAAATATCGGTTATATATACTTCTATGAGTAGTCGGTTTTATTGAATATGTTAAATCCTAAAAGAATGGTTACGCCGTGTATGGGTTAATGTAACGCTTATTATGAATACCTGGACGGCAAAATAATTGACATGTGTTATAACTTAGcttcaaaatggcaatttttaaACGATTTCTACGGGTCACGAATAAACACTAGCTCTTTACAAAATTAAAGTCGATCAACATTGACGACCATTAATTACCCCAAAATCCTAGTTTATGTCAGTTACCACGCCTTATGCGAATgccattcatttatttcaacaaacAAAATGGGTATCATAGTAATACACCAAACGCtagcttttaaattaacaaaaagacGTTATCTACTGTTAAATGTCACAGGTTTAAGTATTGTGTTACATGTCATTACTGTAACAAAAGGTTTTCTGTCATTTTCGTAACTGTCGTAACTTTTAGCAAATTGTTTTACCAAAGATTTTTTGATGGCGGATCTAAGGACTAATTTTTAATGTGGTTGAGCAATGCATTATAATAAGGTGCCATAACAAATTTGATACATATATTTAGctaatttgtattttgaaaatggaTATAACATACAGTTTGTCtatcagatttatttttatatcaaccCAAAGAAAGGCATAAGGCGATTGCCATTGTGGTAGGAAATATGAACTTGCTCCGAGGCAGATTCCTAGACCTTCCGCAAGCGAGTGGATAGCTTCATATGTGATAGAGTGATTTATTAACACGACACTGGCAAACCTAAACCAAGTAGATGCACATGGGATATGATATTCAACAAGAACTCACAAATACTTTTACTATGTGGGCCTTGATTTGTGTTAGTATTCCAtagatgtttaaataatatttgtgtGTGATTGACAACAAGGAATTATGCTAGGAATTATAAACCCAATATTCAGGAGCGGTTATAGGTAGTCAATAGCCAATGGCCAATAACTTTAGAATATTCTGGAACTGAACATTTGATGCTAAGAAGATATACTACTCCAATGAAACTCAGTTTAAATGCCCAGTTTTGAAGAGCATTGGTctattatgtaaaaatgtaggCAAACTATTTTATCTAGTTGACAAGTCTATCGACGAGATACACTTTAGTATTAAACCTAAGCGGTGTTGATGTTCTTTTTATACTTTCGTTTTGGAAAAATAATGATCTTATTATATGACGTTGCAAGCGTACGCCCGCACTCAAAGTACGATTGTTATGTGTCCCGCAGAACAAAAGATTAACATTATGTCTATTCATTCTGATTCTTTTATGTGGCTTCTTAGCTTCAATGAACATAAGCATATATTTTATGTACCGTAATAATGTCCGCCCGTCTATCCTTCTTATTTCGTTTCCGGAGcgtaacttaataaccattcaaggtatttacTTAAAACTTGGCATACTGGTGGATAGTGATGAGTTAATGTGCTCAAAGCTggctaaaattatcaaatatgcaGGTCGATTTGTCTGTCACTAAGTCA from Mercenaria mercenaria strain notata chromosome 2, MADL_Memer_1, whole genome shotgun sequence carries:
- the LOC128548394 gene encoding uncharacterized protein LOC128548394, producing the protein MYSLFILFTFFSGISVYGVNGGTYCTVDSSYSYTTRTKYCEHGCCGNSIDDNRRCCDAPTETHVSTGVYVGGGVGGFFSFLFVLCCIYYCCCRVETLVHVI